The nucleotide window TCCTGACGACCCTGTGGCTGGCCGCGGGCCGGCGCGTACCCCGGCTCGTCTGGCTCGTCGCCGGAGCCGTCGTCCTCGTGCCGCTGCCGTTCCTGATGCGATCGTGAAGGGGAGCCGATGAGCGATCACGAGCCCACGCCCGCCGAGGCGGACTCCGCGACGACGGATGCCGGGGCGACGGATGCCGAGGCGCGGCCGGCGGCGAAGACGCCGCTCTGGCTCGCCGTGGTCATCGCCGTCGTCTTCGCGGTGCTCTACGCCTACGACCTGTGGGAGGCCATCGGCAACCTCGTCGGCCTGAACATCCAAGCCGGCGCTCTCGGCATCTCGCTCAGCGCATACGGGATCGTGCTGCTCATCGTCGGGATCGTCGTACCGGCCCTCGTCTACGGGGCGGCGTTCTGGCTCGCACGCCTGCGCGGCCCCCTCGCGCAGCTCGCGATCTTCTTCACCGGCTGGTGCACCGTGCAGGCCGTCTCGCTCACCATCGGGACCCTGTTCGGCGCCGGCGGCCTCGACTTCGGCTGAGCGCTCCATCCGGCACGGCACCGCCCGCACGGGCGCAGGTCGGTCGCCGCATCGGCGCTCCCGTAGACTGACCGTGTCCCTGGCGCCCCCGACGGTGTGCGGCGCAGTCCGTCATCGCGCGCGTCGCGCGCATCCACCTGCGAAGGACCACTGTCTTGTCGAACCCGGTCGTGCTGATCGCCGAAAAACTCTCGCCCGCGACGGTGGAGGCCCTCGGGCCCGACTTCGAGATCCGCTCGGTCGACGGCACCGATCGCCCCGCCCTGCTCGAGGCCGTCGCCGACGCCGACGCGCTCCTCGTGCGCTCGGCGACGAAGGTCGACGCCGAAGTGCTCGGCGCCGCCAACCGCCTGAAAGTCGTCGCCCGTGCCGGCGTCGGCCTCGACAACGTCGACGTGAAGACGGCCACGAGCGCCGGGGTCATGGTCGTGAACGCCCCCACCTCGAACATCGTCTCGGTCGCCGAGCTCACGATCGGCCAGATGCTGGCCGTGCTCCGGAACATCGCCGCCGCCAGCGCCTCGGTCGCCGCGGGGGAGTGGAAGCGCAGCGCCTACCAGGGCGTCGAACTCTTCGAGAAGACCGTCGGCATCATCGGCCTCGGCCGCATCGGCGCCCTCGTCGCCCAGCGGCTCGCGCCCTTCGGCGTCGAGCTCATCGGCTACGACCCCTACATCACCGCCGCCCGTGCGCAGCAGCTCGGCGTGCAGACCGTCTCGCTCGAGGAGCTCCTCGAGCGCGCCGACGTCATCACGATCCACATGCCGAAGACGCCCGAGACGATCGGCATGATCGCCGCACCGCAGCTGGCGGCGATGAAGGAGACGGCGATCATCGTGAACGCCGCCCGCGGCGGCCTCATCGACGAGGCCGACCTGGCCGAGGCGCTGAACACGGGATCCATCGCCGGTGCCGCGATCGACGTCTACACGAGCGAGCCGCCGACCGAGTCGCCGCTGCGCACCGCGAAGAACATCGTGCTCACCCCGCACCTCGGCGGCTCGACCGACGACGCGCAGGAGAAGGCCGGCGTCTCGGTCGCCCGTTCGGTGCGCCTCGCCCTCGCCGGCGAGCTCGTGCCCGACGCGGTCAACGTCGCCGGCGGCGTCATCGACCCGTACGTGCGCCCCGGCATCCCCCTCACCGAGAAGCTCGGGCAGCTCTTCGCGGGTCTGGCCGACGGCCCGGTGACGAGCCTCGACGTCGAGGTGCGCGGCGAACTCGTCGACTACGACGTCAGCTCGCTGAAGCTCGCCGCCCTGAAGGGCCTGTTCACGAACATCGTGAGCGAGACGGTCTCCTACGTGAACGCGCCGCTGCTCGCCGAACAGCGCGGCGTCGAGGTGCGCCTCATCACCGAGACCGAGTCGGCCGAGTACCGCAACCTCATCACCCTGCGCGGCGCCCTCGCCGACGGTCGGCAGCTGTCGGTGTCGGGCACGCTGACCGGCACGAAGCAGATCGAGAAGCTCGTCGGCATCAACGGCTACGACGTCGAGGTGCCGATCGCCGAGCACCACATCGTCATGCTCTACGCCGACCGCCCCGGCATCGTCGCCGTCTACGGCCGCGAGTTCGGCGAGTCGGGCATCAACATCGCCGGCATGCAGATCGCGCGCCGCGAGGCCGGCGGGCAGGCGCTCAGCGTGCTCACCGTCGACTCGCCGGTGCCCGCCGAGGTCATCGAGCGGGTGCGCGAGGCCATCGACGCCGACGCGATGGTCGAGGTCGACATCACGGAGTGAGGCTCGGGTGCCGACGGTGGATGCCGTCGGCACCCGGCATCCGCCGCCGACGCCGTATGGACGACTCGATCACCGCTCCCGGCCGCGCGAGGCGCTGGTCGGCGCTCGCCGTGCTCATGCTGCCCGTGCTGCTCGTCTCGGTCGACAACACGGTGCTGAGCTTCGCGCTGCCGATGATCGCGCTCGATCTCGCGCCCTCGGCCGCCCAGCAGCTGTGGATCATCGACGCGTACCCGCTCGTGCTCGCGGGCCTGCTCGTCGCGATGGGCAGCCTCGGCGACCGCATCGGCCGCCGCAAGCTGCTGCTCATCGGTTCGACGGCTTCGCCGTGCTCTCGGTCGCGGCGGCGTTCGCACCGAGTGCCGAGGCCCTCATCGCGGCGCGGGCGGGCCTCGGCCTCTTCGGTGCGACGCTCATGCCCTCCACGCTCTCGCTGCTCAGGAGCACGTTCACCGACCGGGAGGAGCGGCGCGTGGCGGTCGCCGTGTGGGCGACGGGCTTCGCCGCCGGCAGCGCCCTCGGCCCGCTCGTCGGCGGTCTGCTGCTCGAGCATTTCCCCTGGGGCAGCGTGTTCCTGCTCGCCGTCCCGGTGCTCGTGCCGCTCCTGGTGCTCGCGCCCGTGCTCATCCCCGAGAGCCGCGATCCGTCGCCCGGGCCGATCGATCCGCTCTCGATCGTGCTGTCGCTCGCGGCGATGACGCCGATCGTGTTCGGCATCAAGCAGATCGCGACCGAAGGGGTCGACGCCGCCGGCGTGCTGTCGATCGTGTTCGGCATCGTGTTCGGCATCTGGTTCGTCAGGCGGCAGCTCGGCCGCGAGACCCCGCTGCTGGATGTGCGCCTGTTCCGCGAGGGCGCATTCGGCGGGGCGGTGCTCGTGAACCTATTCAGCGTCATCGCCCTCGTGGGCTTCCTCTTCTTCGTGTCGCAGCATCTGCAGCTCATCATCGGGCTCGGGCCGGTGGATGCCGGGCTGGCGCTGCTGCCCGGGCTCATCGCGACGATCGTCGCAGGCCTGGCCGTCGTACCCGTCGCCCGGCGGGTGAGCCCGCGCATCGTGGTGCCGATCGGGCTCGCCCTCTCGGCATCCGCCTACGCGCTCATCGCCCTGTTCGCACCGAGCGGGCAACTCATGCCGATCGTGCTGGCCTTCGTCCTGCTCGGGATCGGCGTGGGCTCGGCCGAGACGGTGTCGAACGAGCTCATCCTCTCGGCCGCACCCCCGGCGAAGGCGGGTGCGGCTTCGGCGGTCTCCGAGACGGCGTACGAGCTCGGCGCGGTGCTCGGCACGGCGATCCTCGGCAGCATCCTCACCGCCCACTACCGGGCCGCCATCGAGCTGCCGGCCGGCGTCGATCCGGCGGCCGCGGCCGAGGCGCGGGAGACCCTGGCCGGTGCGGTGACGGCGGCCGAGTCGCTCCCGGCCGACGAGGCGGCCGCGCTCGTCGCCTCGGCGGCGGCCGCATTCGACGGCGGGGTCGTCACGACGAGCCTCATCGGCGTCGGCCTCATGGTCGCCGCCGCGCTCGTCGCCGCGATCGTGGTGCGGAGCCCCCGCGAACCCGCCTGAGCGGGTGCCGGCTCGTCCGCGGCCCCGTCAGTCGCGCCCCATCCTCGCGAAGGCGCCGAGGACCACCCGTTCGGAGACGATGAGGTAGCCCTCCAGCAGTTCGGCGGCCGCATCCGGCCCATCGCCGAGGAGCGTGTCGACGACGGCGCGGTTGCGCCGGACGAACGGCTCGTGCAGCGCGCGGGGGTCGTCGATCTCGAGGAAGACGAGCCGCAGTTCGGCGGCCAGGTCGCGGTAGGTGCGTGCGAGGCGCGGGCTGTCGGCGAGGTCGACGATGGCCTCGTGGAACGCCATGTTCGCGTTCGCGACGGCCTGCCAGTCTTCTTGCGGGAGCTTCTGCTCTGCGGTGGCGAGCGCATCCTGCATCAGGTGCACGGCGGGATGCTCGGGCTCGGACTGCCGCAGTGCGGAACACTCGATGGCCCGGCGCGCGCGGTAGATGTCGATGACGTCGGCGATGTCGGGCGCGGCCACCGATACCCCGCGATTGGGGATGTGTTCGACGAGGCCCTGCTCGGCCAGCACGCGGAACGCTTCGCGCAGCGTGTTGCGGGAGACGGCGAAGTGCTCGGTGAGGGCCGTCTCCGACAGCCGGGAGCCCGGCGCGAATTCCCCGTCGATGATGCTGCGGCGCAGCGCATCCGCCAGCGGTCTCTTCCCGTTCACGCTCTCGATGGTAGAGCGGACGGACGATCGTCTCGAGAATGTCATACGAATGAAACATTTCTGTTGAACAATCAATGCCGAGCTGTCCTACACTGTGTGTCATCCGACACCCACCACCGACGATGGGAACACCATGCCCGAGCAATCCACCCGGACGCCCCAGGACGAGGCGAAACTGAGCGCCGTGAAGAGGCGCATCGGACGCAGCAGCGTCATCGGTGCGATCTTCCTGATGGCGACGAGCGCCATCGGCCCCGGATTCATCACCCAGACGGCCACGTTCACGGCCACGATGGGGGCCTCGTTCGCTTTCGCCATCCTCGTCTCCGTGATCGTCGACATCGCCGTGCAGCTGAACGTGTGGCGGATGATCACGTCCTCCGGCAAGCGGGCGGGCGTGCTCGCGAATGCGGCCATCCCGTTCTCCGGCCACGTCATCGCGGTGCTCGTCATCATCGGCGGGCTGGCCTTCAACATCGGCAACATCGCCGGCGGCGGGCTCGGCCTGAACGCCCTCCTCGGCATCGACGCGAAGATCGGCGGCCTCATCACCGGGGCGCTGGCGATCATCGTCTTCCTCATCAAGAAGGCCGGCCGGGTCATGGACATCGTGCTCATCGTCCTCGGTGTCGGGATGATCGTGATGACCGTCGTCGTCGCGATCATCGCGCAGCCCCCGATCGGCGACGCGCTCCGGCAGACGATCGTGCCCGACGAACTGAACTTCGCCACGATCACGACGATCATCGGCGGCACCGTCGGCGGCTACATCACCTATTCGGGGGCCCACCGCTACCTCGACTCCGGACTGACCGGCCCCGAGCATGCCGGACCGGTCATGCGCGCGGCGACGAACGGCGTCCTCATCACCGGAGTGATGCGCTACGTGCTGTTCCTCGCGATCCTCGGCGTCGTCGCATCCGGCGTCGTCCTGGACACCACGAGCGCGACGGCCAACCCGGCGGCGCAGGCCTTCGGCGCCGTGCTCGGCGGGACGGGCCTTCGCGTCTTCGGCGCCATCCTGTGGGCCGCGGCCCTGTCCTCGGTGATCGGTGCGGCGTACACCTCGGCGACGTTCCTATCGACCTTCACGAAGAAGATCGCCCGCGGCTGGGCCCTGCAGCTGGCGGTCATCGCGTTCATCGTCGTCTCGCTCATCGTCTACCTGCTGATCGGCACCGCTCCGGCCGCGATCCTGGTGTTCGTCGGCGGGTTCAACGGGCTGATCCTGCCGGTCGGCCTGACCGTGTTCATGTACATCGGCTGGTTCCGCCGCGATCTGCTCGGCTCGCGCAAGTACCCGACGTGGCTGCTGGTCGCGGGCACCCTGGTGACCCTCCTCACCTGGTACATGGGCATCGTCTCGGTCGGCCCCATCTTCGCGTTCCTCGGAGTCGGGGCCTGATACATTGACGACCATCGACCTGAACTCCGACCTCGGCGAGAACGTCCCCGACCGCGTCGTGAGCGACGATGAGAGCATGCTGCGCATCGTCACGAGCGCGAACGTCTCCTCGGGATTCCACGCCGGCAGCCCCGAGGGCATCCGCGAGACGCTGGCGGCCGCGGTCCGCGGGGGCGTCGTCATCGGCGCCCACCCCGGGTACCGCGACTACGCGAACTTCGGGCGGACGAACGTCGACATCGACTCGGCGACGCTTCAGGCGCACGTCGAATACCAGCTGGGCGCGCTCATGGGGCTCGCTTCGGCGGTCGGGGGGAAGGTGGCGTATGTGAAGCCCCACGGTGCCCTGTACAACACCATCGCGCGCGACGAACGGCAGGCGAAGGACGTCGTGGCCGCGATTCGCGCCGTCGACCCCGGCCTCGTGCTGCTCGGCCTGTCCGGCGGAGTGGTGCTGGACGTGGCGGAGCGGGCCGGCCTCCGCACGGCCGCCGAGGCGTTCGCAGACCGGGCCTACCAGCCCGACGGGCAGCTCGTCTCGCGCTCGCAGGAGGGTGCGGTGCTGCACGACCCCACCGCCGTGGCGGAGCGGATGGTGCGGCTGGCCTCGGAGGGCGTGATCCGGGCGATCGACGGCACCGATGTGCCCGTCGCGGCCCAGTCCATCTGCGTGCACGGCGACAGCGCGGGCTCGATCGCCATGGCGGCCGAGACCAAGCGGCTGCTGCAGGCGGCGGGCATCGAGATCGCCCCGTTCGCGAGGGCGTGAGATGAGCGTGGAAGCCACCCCGTCGCAGCTCGCCGACGCTCGCCGGGCGCGGGCCGCGCACCGTGCCGGCGAGTCGGCCCCGACCAGCGGTGTCGCGCCCGGGCTCACGCAGGCGAACCTCATCGCGGTGCCGGCCGACTGGGCGTTCGAGACGCTCCTGTACGCGCAACGGAATCCGAAGCCGTGCCCGGTGCTCGAGGTGATCGAGCGGGGGCGGACCGAGTCGGCCCTCGCGCCGGGCAGCGACATCCGCACCGATATCGGCCGGTACCGCGTCTGGCGCGACGGCGAGCTCGCGGAGGAGACGAGCGACGCGCGAGGGGCGTGGGCGGAGCATCCCGACCTCGTCGCCTTCCTCATCGGGTGCAGTTTCACGTTCGAGACGGGGCTGGCGGATGCCGGCATCCCGATCCGCCACCAGGAGCTCGGCCGTAACGTGCCGATGTACCGCACGAACGTCGCGTGCGCGCCCGCGGGGCGCCTGCGCGGCGAGATGGTGGTCTCGATGCGGCCGATCCCGGCCGGCAGGGTCGCGGACGCCGTCCGCATCTCGGGCCGCACGCCGGCCGTGCACGGTGCGCCGGTGCATGTCGGCGACCCCGCCTCGCTCGGCATCATCGATCTGCAGACGCCGGACTTCGGCGATGCACCGGAGGTGCGCGAGGGCGAGATCCCCGTGTTCTGGGCGTGCGGCGTCACACCGCAGGCGGCGATCATGGCCTCGCGGCCGCCGTTCGCGGTGACGCACGCCCCCGGGTACATGTTCGTGACCGACGTTCCGGATGCGGAGTACCTCGTTTGATGCGGATCCTCACGGCCTCCGACCGTGCTCTGCTCGTCGAGGCGGCCGACCTCGACGAGGCGATGCGGCTCAACCTCGCCTGGGACGGCGTCCCCGGCGTCATCGAACGCATCCCGGGCGCGCGGACGGTGCTGGTGCGATTCGACCCGGTGCGCACCTCGGCGGCGGAGCTCGCGGCGGCGCTGGAGGCGAGCGATGCGGATGCCGCCCACGTGCATGCGACGGGTGAGGCCGTGGTGCCCGTCAGCTACGACGGCGAGGATCTGCTCGAGGCCGCGAGCCTCGTCGGCGTCTCGCCGGAGGAGCTCGTGCGCCGGCACCTGGCCGCGCACTGGCAGGTGGCCTTCTCCGGCTTCGCGCCGGGATTCGGGTACCTCGTCGGTGACGATCCGCTGTTCGACATGCCCCGCCGCTCGTCGCCGCGCACGCGCGTTCCGGCCGGTTCGGTGGCCCTCGCCGGCCAGTTCACCGGCGTATACCCGCGTGAGACCCCGGGCGGCTGGCAGCTCATCGGGCGCACGGATGCGGTGATGTGGGACACCGGTCGGGATCCGGCGGCGCTGCTGTCGCCGGGCATGCGGGTGCGGTTCGAGCCGGCGGCGCGGGATGCCGTAGCCGTCGCCGAGGCCGCCGCCCCGACCGCGCCCGGCGCCCGGCCGCCCGAACCGACCGGCCGAAGCGTCGAGATCGTCAGGCCGGGGCTGCAGACCCTCGTGCAGGACGCCGGGAGGCCGGGCCATGCGGCGCTCGGCGTGTCCGCATCCGGTGCGGCGGACCGGGTCGCCCTGCGCGATGCGAACCGCGCAGTGGGCAACGAAACGGATGCGGCCGTGCTGGAGATCGTGGGCGGGGCGGTGCTCCGTTTCCACGGCGAGGGCGCGGCCGCCGTCACCGGTGCGATCGGCGCGGCGACCCTCGTCGACGCGGCGGGGAACGAGCGGCCGGTCGGGCACGGCGTGCCCTTCGCGACGGTCGAGGGCGACGAGCTGCGCCTCGGCCACCCCGCCCGCGGCGTCCGGTACACGGTCGCGATGCGCGGCGGTCTGATCGCCCCGACCGTGCTGGGGAGCCGGGCGAGCGACACCCTCGCGGGTCTCGGGCCCGATCCGCTGACCGCCGGGTCGATCGTGTCCGTCGGCACCGCCGCCCCGAGGGCGGTGGATCCCGCTCCCATCGCCCGGCTCCTTCCGGCACCTGGCGACCTCGTCGAGCTGGACATCACGATCGGCCCGCGCGACGACTGGTTCACGGCATCTGCCCTCGACACCCTCACCTCCCAGGAGTGGGAGGTGACGACCCGCTCCGACCGGGTCGGCATCCGGCTCCACGGCCAGCAGCCGCTCGAGCGCGCGCTCGCGGGCGAACTGCCGAGCGAGGGTGCGGTCACCGGTGCCGTCCAGGTACCGTCCGACGGGCAGCCGGTGCTCTTCCTCCCGGATCACCCGCTCACCGGCGGGTACCCGATCATCGGCGCGCTCACCGACGCGGCCCTCGACCTCGCGGCCCAGGTGCCTCCGGGCGCCCGCATCCGCTTCCGCATCGCGGGCATCGAACACGAAGGACGTCCATGAAGAAAGTGCTCATCGCCAACCGGGGCGAGATCGCGGTCCGGGTGATCCGCGCGTGCGCGGAGGCCGGGTACGGTTCGGTGGCGGTCTACGCCGACCAGGATGCCGATGCGCTGCATGTGCGGCTCGCCGACGAGGCGTTCGGTCTCGGCGGCACGACGAGCGCCGACACCTACCTGTCGATCCCGGCGCTGCTCGCGGCCGCGAAGGCATCCGGGGCCGACGCGGTGCACCCCGGCTACGGGTTCCTCTCCGAGAGCGCGGACTTCGCCCGTGCCGTCGAGGAGGCGGGCCTCGTCTGGATCGGGCCGACGCCGGAGACGATCGACGCCCTCGGCGACAAGATGACGGCCCGACGCATCGCTCAGCAGGTCGGGGCGCCGCTGGCCGCCGGCACCGACCGGCCGCTCTCGGGGCCGGCCGAGGCGGTCGCGTTCGCGGAGGAGCACGGCCTGCCCATCGCGATCAAGGCGGCGTTCGGCGGCGGCGGCCGGGGGCTGAAGGTCGTCCGCGAGCTCGATGCCGTGGCGGAGGCGTTCGAGGCGGCCACCCGCGAGGCCGTCGCCGCCTTCGGGCGCGGCGAGTGCTTCGTCGAACGCTTCCTGGAACGCCCGCGACACGTCGAGGCGCAGGTGCTGGGCGACGGGCGCGGCAACGTCCTCGTCGTCGGCGACCGGGACTGTTCGATGCAGCGCCGCAATCAGAAGCTCATCGAGGAGGCGCCGGCGCCCGGCCTGAGCCGCGAGCAGCGCGAGCGGATCCACGAGGCCGCCCGCAGGATCTGCGCGGAGGTGGACTACCGCGGGGCCGGCACGGTCGAGTTCCTGCTCGCCGCCGACGGCACGATCTCCTTCCTCGAGGTGAACACCCGCCTGCAGGTCGAGCATCCCGTGACCGAGGAGGTCACCGGCGTCGACCTCGTGCGCGAGCAGTTCCGGATCGCGGAGGGGAAGGGCATCTCGTTCCGGCAGACGCCCGAGCCGCACGGCCACGCCTTCGAGTTCCGCATCAACGCCGAGGACCCCGGGCGCGGATTCCTGCCGAGCCCCGGAACCGTCGACGCGCTGCGGGTGCCCGGCGGCCCCGGCATCCGCTGGGACAGCGGCATCGAGGCCGGCGATACGGTCCAGCCCGCCTTCGACTCCATGATCGCCAAGCTCGTCGTCCACGCGGACGACCGGGACGCCGCCCTCGTGCGCGCCCGTCGCGCCCTGCGGGAGCTGAGCGTCACCGGCCCCGCGACCGTCATCGGGTTCGACCGTCTCGCCATCGAGCAGGAGGAGTTCTCCACGGCCGGGTTCGCCGCGCACACGCAGTGGATCGAAACCGCGCTGATGCCCCGCCTCGAGCCGCAGCTGCGACCCGCGCCGGTGCCGGATTCGACCCTCGAGCGCATCCCCGTCGAGATCGACGGGCGCCGGGTCGTGCTCGGCCTGCCGACGAGTCTGCTCCGCGGGTTCGCAGGGGCGGCGGATGCCGGGCCCGCCCGGGCATCCACCGCGGATCCCGCCGAGCTCCGCTCGCCCATCCCGGGTGCGCTGGTGCGATGGAGCGCGGAAGACGGCGCGGAGGTCGACGCCGGGCAGCTCGTCGCGGTGATCGACGCCATGAAGATGGAAACGCGGATCACGGCGCATCGCGCCGGCACGCTCACGCATCTCGCGCGGATCGGCGCGATGATCGCGGCCGATGAGGTCATCGGGCGGGTCGAGTGAGGCGGGCCGTCGGCTGAGCCCCCGCGTCCGGTACGGCGACTACGCTGGAAGGATCGACGGAGAAGGAGTGCGCATGGGCAGGACGGTCAGACTCGCGGTCGTTCCGGGTGACGGGATCGGCCCCGAGGTCGTCGCAGAGGGCTTGAAGGTGCTCCGCGCCGTGACCGCCGATTCCGACGTCGCCTTCGAGGAGACGCTCTTCTCGCTCGGCGCCGCCCGCTACCTCGAAACCGGCGATGTGCTGACGGATGCCGACCTCGCCGCCGTCAAGGAGCACGACGCGATCGTGCTCGGCGCCGTGGGCGGCGTGCCCGGCGACCCGCGCCTGGCGGGCGCGAACATCGAGCGCGGCCTGCTGCTGAAGCTCCGCTTCGAGCTCGACCACTACGTGAACCTGCGCCCGACCACCCTCTACCCGGGGGTCGCGAGCCCGCTGGCCGATCCCGGCGAGGTCGACTTCGTCGTCGTCCGCGAGGGCACCGAGGGGCCCTACGTCGGCAACGGCGGAGCCATCCGCGCCGGCACGCCGCACGAGGTCGCCAACGAGGTGTCGGTGAACACCGCCTACGGGGTCGAACGCGTCGTGCGCTACGCGTTCGCCCAGGCATCCGCCCGCCGAGGCCGCCTCACCCTCGTGCACAAGACGAACGTGCTCGTCTTCGCCGGCTCGCTGTGGAAGCGGACGGTGGATGCCGTGGCCGCCGAGTTCCCGGGCGTCGCCGTCGACTACCTCCATGTCGACGCGGCGACGATCTTCCTCGTCGCCGACCCTGGTAGATTCGATGTCATCGTCACGGACAACCTCTTCGGCGACATCCTCACCGATCTGGCCGGCGCGATCAGCGGCGGCATCGGTCTCGCGGCATCGGGCAACATCAACCCCGAGGGCCGATTCCCCAGCATGTTCGAGCCGGTCCACGGTTCCGCACCCGACATCGCCGGGAAGGGCATCGCCGACCCCACGGCGGCGATCCTGTCGATCGCGATCATGCTCGACCACCTCGGGCTCGCGACCGAAGCCGGCCGCATCCGCGACGCGGTCACCGTCGATCTCGCCGAGCGGGGCGACGCACGCCGATCCACCGCCGAGGTCGGCGACGCGATCGCCGCCCGACTCGATCAGGCGACCCGGATCCCCAAGGAAGAAGTACAACTATGACCATCCCGCTCCCGCTCGCCACGCCGGATCTCATCTGGCAGGTCACGCGCAACGAGCACGCGAAGCCCGCCGAGGAACGCGAGGCGATCCTCGCCGACCCCGGGTTCGGCAACCACTTCACCGACCACATGGTGGACCTGTGCTGGAGCGAACGCGGCGGCTGGCACCGCCCGCGCGTCTCGCCGTACGGCCCCATCCAGCTCGACCCCGCCGCCGCCGTGCTGCACTACGCGCAGGAGGTCTTCGAGGGCCTGAAGGCGTACCGTCACGCCGATGGCGGCATCTGGACGTTCCGGCCGTACGAGAATGCGGCGCGGATGCAGCGCTCGGCGCACCGCATGGCGCTGCCCGAGCTGCCGGTCGAACACTTCATCGAGTCGCTCAAGCAGCTCATCGCCGTCGACGCCGACTGGGTGCCCACGGCTGCCGAGACGAGCCTGTACCTGCGGCCCTTCATGTTCGCCAAGGAGGCCTTCCTCGGCGTCCGCCCGGCGAAGAAGGCCGCGTACTACCTCATCGCGAGCCCGGCCGGAGCCTACTTCCCGGGCGGCGTGCAGCCGGTGAACATCTGGCTGTCGACCGAGTACGCGCGTGCAGGCAAGGGCGGCACGGGTGCGGCGAAGGCCGGCGGCAACTACGCGTCGAGCCTGCTGCCGCAGGCCGAGGCGTACGAGAAGGGCTGCGAGCAGGTGCTCTTCCTCAACGAGGACGGCTACCTCGAAGAGCTCGGCGGCATGAACATCGTGCTCGTGAAGGCCGACGGCACCCTGCTCACCCCCGACTCCCCGTCGATCCTCGAGGGCGTCACGCGCGAGTCGATCCTGCAGCTGGCCGCCGACCGCGGCCACGCGGTCGAGCAGCGCAGGATCACGATGCAGGAATGGCGCGAAGGCGCCGAGTCGGGCGAGATCGTCGGTGCGTTCGCCTGCGGTACCGCCGCCGTCGTCGTGCCGATCGGCCGTCTGCTTGCCGAGGACTTCGAGATCCGCCCGGTCGGCGAGGAGAGCGAGCGGCTCGCACTCTCGCTGCGGGACGAGCTCACCGGCATCCAGTACGGCCGTATCGAAGACCGCCACGGCTGGATGATGCGACTCGACGCGTGAGCGCGGGCATCCGCCCGTTCTCCGAACGTCTCGGTACGCGCGCGACCACGCCGTGGGCATGGGCAAGCGTCTGATCGCCGATACGCCGTAGGCTTGCCTCATGAAGGTGGCCAGGTTCAGTCGCGGCGAGGGCGTGCTCGCCTTCGGCATCGTCGATGAAGAAGAGCACGAGCTCGTCGTCCTGTCGGGCGACCCCATGTATGCGGGCTACGACCCGACGGGGGAGCGCGTGCCGCTCTCGGACGCGAAACTGCTCGCGCCCGTCATCCCGCGCTCGAAGGTCGTCGCGGTCGGCAAGAACTACCGCGAGCACGCCGCCGAGATGGGCGGCGAGGCCCCGGCCGAACCGCTGCTGTTCCTGAAGCCGAACACCTCGGTGATCGGCCCCGGCGACCCGATCGTGCTGCCGCATCAGAGCGAACGGGTCGAGTTCGAGGGCGAGCTGGCGGTCGTGATCGGCGGCATCGCCCGGAACGTCCCCGAGGACGACGCCGACCGCGTGATCTTCGGCTACACGATCGCCAACGATGTGACGGCGCGGGATCTGCAGCGCCGCGACGGGCAGTGGACCCGGGCGAAGGGCTTCGACACCTTCTGCCCGCTCGGGCCCGTCATCGAGACCGAGTACGACGTCGTCGCCGGCGAGATCGAGACGAGCGTGAACGGCGAGCGCAAGCAGGCCGGCGCCTTCGGCGACATGGTGCACCCGATCGCCTCGATC belongs to Agromyces archimandritae and includes:
- a CDS encoding 3-isopropylmalate dehydrogenase, which gives rise to MGRTVRLAVVPGDGIGPEVVAEGLKVLRAVTADSDVAFEETLFSLGAARYLETGDVLTDADLAAVKEHDAIVLGAVGGVPGDPRLAGANIERGLLLKLRFELDHYVNLRPTTLYPGVASPLADPGEVDFVVVREGTEGPYVGNGGAIRAGTPHEVANEVSVNTAYGVERVVRYAFAQASARRGRLTLVHKTNVLVFAGSLWKRTVDAVAAEFPGVAVDYLHVDAATIFLVADPGRFDVIVTDNLFGDILTDLAGAISGGIGLAASGNINPEGRFPSMFEPVHGSAPDIAGKGIADPTAAILSIAIMLDHLGLATEAGRIRDAVTVDLAERGDARRSTAEVGDAIAARLDQATRIPKEEVQL
- a CDS encoding urea amidolyase family protein, coding for MRILTASDRALLVEAADLDEAMRLNLAWDGVPGVIERIPGARTVLVRFDPVRTSAAELAAALEASDADAAHVHATGEAVVPVSYDGEDLLEAASLVGVSPEELVRRHLAAHWQVAFSGFAPGFGYLVGDDPLFDMPRRSSPRTRVPAGSVALAGQFTGVYPRETPGGWQLIGRTDAVMWDTGRDPAALLSPGMRVRFEPAARDAVAVAEAAAPTAPGARPPEPTGRSVEIVRPGLQTLVQDAGRPGHAALGVSASGAADRVALRDANRAVGNETDAAVLEIVGGAVLRFHGEGAAAVTGAIGAATLVDAAGNERPVGHGVPFATVEGDELRLGHPARGVRYTVAMRGGLIAPTVLGSRASDTLAGLGPDPLTAGSIVSVGTAAPRAVDPAPIARLLPAPGDLVELDITIGPRDDWFTASALDTLTSQEWEVTTRSDRVGIRLHGQQPLERALAGELPSEGAVTGAVQVPSDGQPVLFLPDHPLTGGYPIIGALTDAALDLAAQVPPGARIRFRIAGIEHEGRP
- a CDS encoding fumarylacetoacetate hydrolase family protein; the protein is MKVARFSRGEGVLAFGIVDEEEHELVVLSGDPMYAGYDPTGERVPLSDAKLLAPVIPRSKVVAVGKNYREHAAEMGGEAPAEPLLFLKPNTSVIGPGDPIVLPHQSERVEFEGELAVVIGGIARNVPEDDADRVIFGYTIANDVTARDLQRRDGQWTRAKGFDTFCPLGPVIETEYDVVAGEIETSVNGERKQAGAFGDMVHPIASIVAYASSVFTLLPGDVILTGTPAGVGPIVAGDTVEVSVSGLGTLANPVVAAP
- a CDS encoding branched-chain amino acid aminotransferase encodes the protein MTIPLPLATPDLIWQVTRNEHAKPAEEREAILADPGFGNHFTDHMVDLCWSERGGWHRPRVSPYGPIQLDPAAAVLHYAQEVFEGLKAYRHADGGIWTFRPYENAARMQRSAHRMALPELPVEHFIESLKQLIAVDADWVPTAAETSLYLRPFMFAKEAFLGVRPAKKAAYYLIASPAGAYFPGGVQPVNIWLSTEYARAGKGGTGAAKAGGNYASSLLPQAEAYEKGCEQVLFLNEDGYLEELGGMNIVLVKADGTLLTPDSPSILEGVTRESILQLAADRGHAVEQRRITMQEWREGAESGEIVGAFACGTAAVVVPIGRLLAEDFEIRPVGEESERLALSLRDELTGIQYGRIEDRHGWMMRLDA
- a CDS encoding acetyl/propionyl/methylcrotonyl-CoA carboxylase subunit alpha; this encodes MKKVLIANRGEIAVRVIRACAEAGYGSVAVYADQDADALHVRLADEAFGLGGTTSADTYLSIPALLAAAKASGADAVHPGYGFLSESADFARAVEEAGLVWIGPTPETIDALGDKMTARRIAQQVGAPLAAGTDRPLSGPAEAVAFAEEHGLPIAIKAAFGGGGRGLKVVRELDAVAEAFEAATREAVAAFGRGECFVERFLERPRHVEAQVLGDGRGNVLVVGDRDCSMQRRNQKLIEEAPAPGLSREQRERIHEAARRICAEVDYRGAGTVEFLLAADGTISFLEVNTRLQVEHPVTEEVTGVDLVREQFRIAEGKGISFRQTPEPHGHAFEFRINAEDPGRGFLPSPGTVDALRVPGGPGIRWDSGIEAGDTVQPAFDSMIAKLVVHADDRDAALVRARRALRELSVTGPATVIGFDRLAIEQEEFSTAGFAAHTQWIETALMPRLEPQLRPAPVPDSTLERIPVEIDGRRVVLGLPTSLLRGFAGAADAGPARASTADPAELRSPIPGALVRWSAEDGAEVDAGQLVAVIDAMKMETRITAHRAGTLTHLARIGAMIAADEVIGRVE